The DNA sequence CCTGCGCCAGCAGATCCAGAAGGAACGCCGCTCGCTGGAAAACGGCCAGGCGATCCTCGCCAGTATCGGCAGCACCGCGCCGTTCATTGGCCTGTTCGGCACCGTGTGGGGAATCATGGAAGCCCTGCAAAGCATCGGCGCCAGCGGTTCGGCCAGTCTGGAAACCGTGGCCGGGCCCATCGGCCACGCGCTGATCGCCACCGGCGTGGGGATTGCCGTCGCGGTGCCGGCGGTGCTGATTTACAACTTCTTCCTGCGGCGCCTGAAGCTGGCCTCGGCGGACATGGATGACTTCGCCCACGACTTCGACGCCCTCGCCTCGCGCAGTGCGTTTTCCATCAGCCGCCAGGCCATCGCCAAATCCACGGCCGCCGTGCGGGAGGCCAGCTGATGTCCTTTTCCACTCAAGACAGCGATGAAGTGCTCAGCGAAATGAACGTCACGCCACTGGTGGACGTGATGCTCGTGCTGCTGGTGGTGTTCATCGTCACCGCGCCGCTGATGACCAACGCGATCAAGGTCAACCTGCCAAAAACCGACGCCGTCGCCCCCGCCGAAAAGAAAGACCCGGTGGTGGTCAGCGTCGATCAGGACGGCAAGTTCTTCCTGGCCAAGACCGAGCTGGCGCCGGAATCGCTGGAGGCCAGCCTCAAGGAGGTCAAGGCCAAAGATGCCGACGTACGCGTGCAGCTGCAGGCCGACTCCGCCGTGAATTACGGCCAGGTCGCCAAAGCCATGGCGTCCATCGAGCGCTCGGGCATCACCAAAATATCGGTGATGACCACCCGCTGACGGCGGTGCCGGGCGCGCTGTGAGGGACGCGCCCGCCACCGTTCGTTGAATCCCGCCGCAATCGGCCGACCGAAAAACGCAGCGCGTCTTCGGAGGGGATCGGCTTGCTTGAAGAAAGTGGTTTTCGCGGCGCGGCACCACCGTGCTCCGTGCAAAGAGGGCTCACAAGGCCATTTCGATAAACGTCTAACAAAGTCGGAAACAACCATGCTGAT is a window from the Pseudomonas gozinkensis genome containing:
- a CDS encoding ExbD/TolR family protein, with amino-acid sequence MSFSTQDSDEVLSEMNVTPLVDVMLVLLVVFIVTAPLMTNAIKVNLPKTDAVAPAEKKDPVVVSVDQDGKFFLAKTELAPESLEASLKEVKAKDADVRVQLQADSAVNYGQVAKAMASIERSGITKISVMTTR
- a CDS encoding MotA/TolQ/ExbB proton channel family protein, which gives rise to MNDSLSSMIVPGVLWGLVLFSVVSWAILLVKSAQYLRQKTQNKQFSKAFWGAPDLLTAAEHASQYPGSLARIASSGFEALLVEESPRTTQQLAHTINRSDRLERNLRQQIQKERRSLENGQAILASIGSTAPFIGLFGTVWGIMEALQSIGASGSASLETVAGPIGHALIATGVGIAVAVPAVLIYNFFLRRLKLASADMDDFAHDFDALASRSAFSISRQAIAKSTAAVREAS